The following are from one region of the Cyanobium gracile PCC 6307 genome:
- the lysA gene encoding diaminopimelate decarboxylase, which produces MVTSASPATDPVAPVPAAPIAPGGPFEQGSDPLSPNRNLAPLTARLDALGRLEVGGCLLSDLARTYGTPLYVLDEASLRTTCRAYREALAAHYPGEALALYASKANSSLAITALVASEGLGLDAVSAGELLTALQGGMPAERIVFHGNNKSAEELQLAVDRGVTVILDNWNDIDLLATLAAGRPAPVRVLVRFTPGIECHTHEYIRTGHLDSKFGFDPDQLEAVLRHLAACPWARVDGLHAHIGSQIFELEPHRDLAGVMAEALSLARSLGHPCGDLNVGGGLGIRYVGCDDPPSIQEWVRVVATAVAEACGLRQLALPRLLCEPGRSLVATAGMTLYTLGSRKEIPGLRTYLSVDGGMSDNPRPITYQSLYTAVLADRPLAETTEAVTVAGKHCESGDVLLHDVRLPLTSPGDVLAVFATGAYNAAMGSNYNRIPRPAAVLVHDGVAEVVQRREQPEDLLRYDVLPHRLLPVS; this is translated from the coding sequence ATGGTGACCAGCGCCTCCCCGGCGACCGATCCGGTCGCTCCCGTCCCCGCGGCGCCGATCGCCCCCGGGGGGCCCTTCGAGCAGGGAAGTGATCCCCTCAGCCCCAACCGCAACCTGGCTCCGCTGACCGCCCGCCTCGATGCCCTGGGCCGCCTGGAGGTGGGGGGCTGCCTGCTGAGCGATCTGGCCCGCACCTACGGCACGCCGCTCTACGTCCTCGACGAGGCCAGCCTGCGGACCACCTGCCGGGCCTACCGGGAGGCGCTGGCCGCCCATTACCCCGGGGAGGCCCTGGCCCTCTACGCGTCCAAAGCGAACAGTTCCCTGGCGATCACGGCCCTGGTGGCCTCCGAGGGTCTCGGCCTCGACGCCGTCTCGGCCGGGGAACTGCTCACGGCCCTGCAGGGCGGCATGCCCGCCGAGCGGATCGTCTTCCACGGCAACAACAAATCGGCCGAGGAGCTCCAGCTCGCCGTCGACCGGGGCGTGACGGTGATCCTCGACAACTGGAACGACATCGACCTGCTCGCTACCCTGGCGGCCGGACGGCCCGCGCCGGTGAGGGTGCTGGTGCGGTTCACCCCGGGCATCGAGTGCCACACCCACGAGTACATCCGCACCGGCCACCTCGACAGCAAGTTCGGCTTCGACCCCGACCAGCTGGAGGCCGTGCTGCGCCACCTGGCCGCCTGCCCCTGGGCGCGGGTGGATGGCCTGCACGCCCACATCGGCTCCCAGATCTTCGAGCTGGAACCCCACCGCGACCTGGCCGGGGTGATGGCCGAGGCCCTGTCCCTGGCCCGTTCCCTCGGCCACCCCTGCGGCGACCTCAACGTCGGCGGCGGCCTCGGCATCCGCTATGTGGGCTGCGATGATCCGCCGAGCATCCAGGAGTGGGTGCGGGTGGTGGCGACGGCGGTCGCCGAGGCCTGCGGCCTGCGCCAGCTGGCGCTGCCGCGGCTGCTGTGCGAACCCGGCCGCTCCCTCGTGGCAACGGCAGGGATGACGCTCTACACGCTGGGGAGCCGCAAGGAGATTCCCGGCCTGCGCACCTACCTGTCGGTGGATGGCGGCATGAGCGACAACCCGCGGCCGATCACCTATCAGTCGCTGTACACCGCGGTGCTGGCCGACCGGCCGCTGGCGGAGACCACCGAGGCAGTGACCGTGGCCGGCAAGCACTGCGAGTCCGGCGACGTGCTGCTCCATGACGTCCGCCTGCCGCTCACCAGCCCCGGAGACGTGCTCGCCGTGTTCGCCACCGGCGCCTACAACGCCGCCATGGGGTCCAACTACAACCGCATCCCCAGGCCGGCGGCGGTGCTCGTCCACGACGGTGTGGCCGAGGTGGTGCAGCGGCGCGAGCAGCCGGAAGACCTACTGCGCTATGACGTCCTGCCCCACCGGCTCCTGCCGGTATCCTGA
- a CDS encoding GNAT family N-acetyltransferase — translation MPAPPPPPLPAPTLSPLVPADAGACLALDRAALGGLWSLEQWRRELEEEGRPGLGLRQGPDLLAMASGWLVVDELHITLVAVAPDQRRRGLGRRVLQELMAAGRARGASRATLEVAAGNGPGIALYGALGFRTAGIRHGYYRNGEDALIQWVNLAMGP, via the coding sequence GTGCCGGCACCTCCTCCGCCACCGCTGCCCGCCCCGACCCTGTCTCCGCTCGTCCCGGCTGACGCAGGGGCCTGCCTGGCCCTCGACCGGGCCGCCCTCGGCGGTCTCTGGAGCCTGGAGCAGTGGCGCCGGGAGCTGGAGGAGGAGGGCCGGCCGGGCCTGGGCCTGCGCCAGGGACCCGACCTGCTGGCCATGGCCAGTGGCTGGCTCGTCGTCGACGAGCTCCACATCACCCTCGTGGCGGTGGCGCCGGACCAGCGCCGGCGGGGGCTGGGGCGCAGGGTGCTGCAGGAACTGATGGCCGCCGGCCGGGCGCGCGGCGCCAGCCGCGCCACCCTGGAGGTGGCGGCCGGCAACGGCCCGGGGATCGCGCTGTACGGGGCCCTGGGGTTCCGCACCGCCGGCATCCGTCATGGTTACTACCGCAATGGAGAGGACGCCCTGATCCAATGGGTCAACCTGGCCATGGGCCCCTGA
- a CDS encoding ATP-dependent Clp protease ATP-binding subunit, which yields MFERFTEKAIKVIMLAQEEARRLGHNFVGTEQILLGLIGEGTGVAAKVLKSMGVNLKDARVEVEKIIGRGSGFVAVEIPFTPRAKRVLELSLEEARQLGHNYIGTEHLLLGLIREGEGVAARVLENLGVDLAKVRTQVIRMLGETAEVTSGSSGKGSTKTPTLDEFGSNLTQLAAESKLDPVVGRQNEIDRVIQILGRRTKNNPVLIGEPGVGKTAIAEGLAQRITQGEIPDILEDKRVLTLDIGLLVAGTKYRGEFEERLKKIMEEIRSAGNVILVIDEVHTLIGAGAAEGAIDAANILKPALARGELQCIGATTLDEYRKHIERDAALERRFQPVMVGEPSVVDTIEILKGLRERYEQHHRLKISDEALVAAATLGDRYISDRFLPDKAIDLIDEAGSRVRLLNSKLPPAAKEVDKQLRGVQKEKEDAVRQQDFTKAGELRDKEVELRDQIRTILQARRDDEPAGNSGETDTPALLGGPVADDASEESRSPLVTEEDIAQIVASWTGVPVQKLTESESVKLLNMEETLHQRLIGQDEAVKAVSRAIRRARVGLKNPNRPIASFIFSGPTGVGKTELTKALAAYFFGSEDAMIRLDMSEFMERHTVSKLIGSPPGYVGFNEGGQLTEAVRRRPYTVVLFDEIEKAHPDVFNLLLQLLEDGRLTDSKGRTVDFKNTLIIMTSNIGSKVIEKGGGGLGFEFGGGDVEETQYNRIRSLVNEELKQYFRPEFLNRLDEIIVFRQLTRDEVKLIAEIMLREVFARMQDKGIGMSVTEAFKERLVEEGYNPSYGARPLRRAVMRLLEDSLAEEFLSGRIGEGDACLVDVDDDKQVVIRKQTITPPLPELASASA from the coding sequence ATGTTCGAGCGGTTTACCGAGAAGGCCATCAAGGTGATCATGCTGGCCCAGGAAGAGGCCCGCCGCCTCGGCCACAACTTCGTCGGCACCGAGCAGATCCTGCTGGGCCTGATCGGCGAGGGCACCGGTGTCGCCGCCAAGGTCCTCAAGTCGATGGGGGTCAACCTGAAGGACGCCCGGGTCGAGGTCGAAAAGATCATCGGCCGCGGTTCCGGCTTCGTTGCCGTCGAGATTCCCTTCACCCCGCGGGCCAAGAGGGTGCTGGAGCTCTCCCTGGAGGAGGCACGCCAGCTCGGGCACAACTACATCGGCACCGAGCACCTGCTCCTGGGGCTGATCCGTGAGGGCGAGGGCGTGGCCGCCCGGGTGCTCGAGAACCTCGGCGTCGACCTGGCCAAGGTCCGCACCCAGGTGATCCGCATGCTGGGGGAGACGGCCGAAGTGACCTCCGGCAGCTCGGGCAAGGGCTCCACCAAGACCCCCACCCTCGACGAGTTCGGCAGCAACCTCACCCAGCTGGCGGCTGAGTCCAAGCTCGACCCTGTCGTGGGCCGCCAGAACGAGATCGACCGGGTGATCCAGATCCTCGGCCGCCGCACCAAGAACAACCCCGTCCTGATCGGTGAGCCGGGCGTCGGCAAGACCGCCATCGCCGAGGGCCTGGCCCAGCGGATCACCCAGGGGGAGATTCCCGACATCCTCGAGGACAAGCGCGTCCTCACCCTCGACATCGGCCTGCTGGTGGCCGGCACCAAGTACCGGGGTGAGTTCGAGGAACGGCTCAAGAAGATCATGGAGGAGATCCGCTCCGCCGGGAACGTGATCCTTGTGATCGACGAAGTGCACACCCTGATCGGCGCCGGCGCGGCCGAAGGTGCCATCGATGCCGCCAACATCCTCAAGCCGGCCCTGGCCCGGGGCGAGCTGCAGTGCATCGGCGCCACCACCCTCGATGAATACCGCAAGCACATCGAGCGCGATGCGGCCCTGGAGCGCCGCTTCCAGCCGGTGATGGTGGGCGAGCCCTCCGTCGTCGACACGATCGAGATCCTCAAGGGGCTGCGGGAGCGCTACGAGCAGCACCACCGCCTCAAGATCAGCGATGAGGCCCTCGTCGCCGCCGCCACCCTGGGCGACCGCTACATCAGCGACCGCTTCCTGCCCGACAAGGCCATCGACCTGATCGACGAGGCCGGCAGCCGGGTGCGCCTGCTCAACTCCAAGCTGCCGCCCGCGGCCAAGGAGGTCGACAAGCAGCTGCGTGGCGTCCAGAAGGAGAAGGAGGACGCCGTCCGCCAGCAGGACTTCACCAAGGCCGGTGAACTGCGCGACAAGGAGGTGGAGCTGCGCGACCAGATCCGCACGATCCTCCAGGCCCGTCGCGACGACGAACCCGCCGGCAACTCCGGCGAGACCGACACCCCGGCCCTGCTGGGTGGCCCCGTGGCCGACGACGCCAGCGAGGAAAGCCGCTCGCCCCTGGTCACCGAGGAGGACATCGCCCAGATCGTCGCCTCCTGGACCGGCGTGCCCGTCCAGAAGCTGACCGAGAGCGAGTCGGTGAAGCTGCTGAACATGGAGGAGACCCTCCACCAGCGACTGATCGGCCAGGACGAGGCCGTCAAGGCCGTCTCCCGGGCCATCCGCCGGGCGCGGGTCGGCCTCAAGAACCCCAACCGTCCCATCGCCAGCTTCATCTTCTCCGGACCCACCGGCGTCGGCAAGACGGAACTCACCAAGGCTCTCGCCGCCTACTTCTTCGGCAGCGAGGACGCCATGATCCGCCTCGACATGAGCGAGTTCATGGAGCGCCACACCGTCAGCAAGCTGATCGGTTCGCCTCCGGGCTACGTGGGCTTCAACGAGGGCGGCCAGCTCACCGAGGCCGTGCGCCGTCGTCCCTACACCGTGGTGCTGTTTGACGAGATCGAGAAGGCCCACCCCGATGTCTTCAACCTGCTGCTGCAGCTGCTGGAGGACGGCCGGCTCACCGATTCCAAGGGACGCACGGTCGACTTCAAGAACACCCTGATCATCATGACCTCAAACATCGGTTCGAAGGTGATCGAGAAGGGCGGCGGCGGCCTCGGCTTCGAGTTCGGCGGCGGCGACGTGGAGGAAACCCAGTACAACCGCATCCGCTCCCTGGTCAACGAGGAGCTCAAGCAGTACTTCCGCCCCGAATTCCTCAACCGTCTCGACGAGATCATCGTCTTCCGTCAGCTCACCCGCGACGAGGTGAAGCTGATTGCCGAGATCATGCTGCGGGAGGTCTTCGCCCGTATGCAGGACAAGGGCATCGGCATGTCCGTCACCGAGGCCTTCAAGGAGCGCCTCGTGGAGGAGGGCTACAACCCCAGCTATGGCGCCCGTCCCCTGCGCCGTGCCGTGATGCGCCTGCTCGAGGATTCCCTGGCGGAGGAATTCCTCTCCGGCCGGATCGGCGAGGGCGATGCCTGCCTGGTGGATGTCGACGACGACAAGCAGGTGGTGATCCGCAAGCAGACCATCACCCCGCCGCTGCCGGAGCTGGCCAGCGCCAGCGCCTGA
- a CDS encoding iron-containing alcohol dehydrogenase: protein MTDPLQTQAIAPAVVLRGDGAWQQALPRIVALGRSPLLLGRSAATFGLRQQLAVDLEQAGARPVASQGLRDCCDDDLDPLARDAAAAGCDAVIAAGGGKVLDAGKLLAHRLGLACITVPTSAATCAGWTALANLYTPEGAFLGDVALDRCPDLLVFDHALVRQAPPRTLASGIADAVAKWYEASVSSGSSGDGLVQQAVQMARLLRDLLLLEGEAALADPHGEAWVRVAEGCALTAGLIGGIGGARCRTVAAHAVHNGLTQLAATHGCLHGEKVGFGVLVQLWLEEQLAGNRLAAQARRQLLPFFRTLGLPTDLEALGLAGASLDQLRQVCRFACREGSDLHRLPFAVAPEDLLAAMVGATAERQQA from the coding sequence ATGACGGATCCTCTTCAGACCCAGGCCATCGCCCCGGCGGTGGTCCTCCGTGGGGACGGGGCCTGGCAGCAGGCCCTGCCCCGCATCGTCGCCCTGGGCCGGAGCCCCCTGCTGCTCGGCCGCAGCGCTGCCACCTTCGGGCTGCGTCAACAGCTGGCGGTCGACCTGGAGCAGGCCGGTGCCCGCCCCGTGGCCAGCCAGGGCCTGCGCGACTGCTGTGACGACGACCTTGACCCCCTGGCCCGGGACGCCGCGGCCGCCGGCTGTGATGCGGTCATCGCCGCCGGTGGCGGCAAAGTGCTGGATGCGGGCAAGCTGCTGGCCCACCGCCTCGGCCTCGCCTGCATCACGGTCCCCACCAGCGCCGCCACCTGCGCCGGCTGGACGGCCCTAGCCAACCTCTACACCCCCGAGGGCGCCTTCCTCGGGGATGTCGCCCTCGACCGCTGCCCGGACCTGCTCGTCTTCGACCACGCTCTGGTGCGGCAGGCACCGCCCCGCACCCTGGCCAGCGGCATCGCCGATGCGGTGGCCAAGTGGTACGAGGCTTCAGTGAGCAGCGGCTCCAGCGGCGATGGGCTGGTGCAGCAGGCGGTGCAGATGGCCCGGCTGCTGCGTGATCTGCTGCTGCTCGAGGGGGAAGCCGCCCTGGCCGACCCCCACGGCGAGGCCTGGGTGCGGGTGGCGGAGGGCTGTGCCCTCACCGCCGGTCTGATCGGCGGCATCGGCGGTGCCCGCTGCCGCACCGTGGCCGCCCATGCCGTCCACAACGGACTCACCCAGCTCGCCGCCACCCACGGCTGCCTGCACGGCGAGAAGGTGGGCTTCGGGGTGCTGGTGCAACTGTGGCTGGAGGAGCAGCTGGCGGGCAACCGCCTGGCGGCCCAGGCCCGCCGCCAGCTGCTGCCGTTCTTCCGCACGCTGGGGCTGCCCACCGATCTCGAGGCCCTGGGACTGGCCGGCGCCAGCCTCGACCAGCTCCGCCAGGTCTGCCGCTTCGCCTGCCGGGAGGGCTCCGACCTGCACCGGCTGCCCTTCGCGGTCGCCCCCGAGGATCTGCTTGCCGCCATGGTGGGCGCCACCGCCGAGCGGCAGCAGGCGTGA
- a CDS encoding alpha/beta fold hydrolase, producing MTDGPSSGRELVATAAASLLDPLGRDLAARVQWWELPEHPGQWPVAVLGEGPPLLLLHGFDSSFLEFRRLAPLLAAHHRLLIPDLHGFGFCPRPAEREYSPAAVLAHLDAVLEALEQREPAGGRRMGLIGASMGGAVAVALARRHPGRFERLLLLAPAGLTGRPMPLPPLLDGLGVRFLALPSVRQGLCRSAFADPDRDVGPAELEIASLHLKTPGWAAALGRFARSGGFAGCGDPMPPQPLAVLWGADDRILRAPQKRAAQALLGPRITELAACGHLPHIDQPEQVAAAWLGAPCAPLPIHP from the coding sequence GTGACGGACGGCCCCTCCAGCGGCCGCGAGCTGGTCGCGACCGCCGCCGCGTCGCTGCTTGATCCCCTTGGCCGCGACCTGGCTGCCCGGGTGCAGTGGTGGGAGCTGCCGGAGCACCCCGGCCAGTGGCCCGTGGCCGTGCTGGGGGAGGGTCCGCCCCTGCTGCTGCTGCATGGATTCGACAGCTCGTTCCTGGAGTTCCGCCGCCTGGCCCCCCTGCTGGCGGCCCATCACCGCCTGCTGATCCCGGACCTGCACGGCTTCGGCTTCTGTCCCAGGCCCGCCGAGCGGGAGTACTCCCCGGCCGCCGTGCTGGCCCACCTCGATGCGGTGCTGGAGGCCCTGGAGCAGCGGGAGCCCGCCGGCGGCCGCCGGATGGGCCTGATCGGCGCCTCGATGGGAGGTGCGGTAGCGGTGGCCCTGGCCCGGCGCCATCCCGGACGCTTCGAGCGCCTGCTGCTGCTGGCCCCGGCCGGTCTCACGGGTCGGCCCATGCCCCTGCCGCCCCTGCTGGACGGCCTGGGGGTGCGCTTCCTGGCCCTGCCCTCGGTGCGCCAGGGCCTCTGCCGCAGCGCCTTCGCCGACCCCGACCGGGATGTGGGTCCGGCGGAGCTGGAGATCGCCTCGCTGCACCTGAAGACGCCGGGCTGGGCCGCTGCACTGGGCCGTTTCGCCCGCAGCGGCGGCTTCGCCGGCTGCGGCGACCCTATGCCCCCCCAGCCCCTGGCGGTGCTCTGGGGCGCCGACGACCGGATCCTGCGGGCCCCCCAGAAGCGCGCCGCCCAGGCCCTGCTGGGCCCCCGCATCACCGAACTGGCGGCCTGCGGCCACCTGCCCCACATCGACCAGCCCGAGCAGGTCGCCGCCGCCTGGCTGGGCGCCCCCTGCGCCCCCCTCCCCATCCACCCATGA
- a CDS encoding DUF1499 domain-containing protein yields MTPASRLSLPRLLAGLLLVLLLGVPALALPGRVQASLLHLEGPVPEDLGVHGGSLSPCAAPAHCARADWTLTDPEAALSALVPILETTEGMRILEREGRYLHATSTSRLFGFVDDLELYAQPAAGVLQARSSSRLGDSDLGVNGRRLAALQQELPGS; encoded by the coding sequence ATGACCCCTGCCTCCCGCCTCTCCCTGCCGCGTCTTCTCGCCGGCCTGCTGCTCGTGCTGCTGCTCGGGGTCCCCGCCCTGGCCCTCCCCGGCCGGGTCCAGGCCTCGCTGCTGCACCTGGAGGGGCCGGTGCCGGAGGATCTCGGCGTCCATGGCGGCTCCCTGTCCCCCTGTGCGGCGCCGGCCCACTGCGCCCGGGCCGACTGGACGCTCACCGATCCGGAGGCGGCCCTGAGCGCGCTGGTGCCGATCCTGGAGACCACCGAGGGGATGCGGATCCTCGAACGGGAGGGCCGCTACCTGCACGCCACCTCCACCAGCCGGCTGTTCGGCTTCGTCGACGACCTCGAGCTGTACGCCCAGCCGGCCGCTGGGGTGCTGCAGGCCCGCTCCAGCTCCCGGCTGGGGGATTCGGACCTGGGCGTCAACGGTCGCCGGCTGGCGGCCCTGCAGCAGGAACTGCCTGGCAGCTGA
- a CDS encoding NAD(P)-binding protein, with translation MAGSTAESGQPGPGAAPSLAVIGAGVAGCALAAGLRRGGWGGSIVLWEAGRGPGGRAATRRSRHDPGWQIDHGAPLFNLLDGPEPDLMAPLLAGGWIEPWREPAALLDGEGHLGPADGDPLLRGRLYRGRRGMDDLGRGLLSLAAASGSPGTLDGRYGTLVRHLKARHGGGWRLADATGAVQAEADWLVLTGTLLAHPRARERFGWPQVPLQQASRGLGDAGLEAALAAIASMEMDERTNLMLTIEPAAAARWLALPFRLLGFDGPARLRWGLRRLSIQPLADGRCAVVAHGVLEEPDDAAAITALEAAVGAALAPLLGQRPGGGEALAGVERRQLMRWGAAFPAAGGLPADATVCPRSRVAFCGDFVAGPGFGRIEGALRSAQALAGRLLALVLLLCFAQGSPATAAADAIAYRCDGDPLLATSDNGAVDAPGIPNTAAGTVPGATVLLEWRDLRLQLPRTNNAGPPSYTDGIWWWSLEDPAQPRFLHRRGAIESFSCQAVPAAGPPAGDR, from the coding sequence ATGGCTGGTTCCACCGCCGAGTCTGGCCAGCCGGGACCGGGAGCTGCGCCCTCGCTGGCGGTGATCGGCGCCGGGGTGGCCGGCTGCGCCCTGGCCGCGGGGCTGCGGCGCGGCGGCTGGGGGGGGTCGATCGTGCTCTGGGAGGCAGGCCGGGGTCCCGGCGGCCGGGCCGCCACCCGCCGCTCGCGCCACGACCCTGGCTGGCAGATCGACCACGGGGCACCGCTGTTCAACCTGCTCGATGGCCCCGAACCGGATCTGATGGCGCCCCTGCTCGCGGGGGGCTGGATCGAGCCCTGGCGGGAGCCGGCGGCCCTGCTCGACGGCGAAGGGCACCTGGGGCCGGCCGATGGGGATCCCCTGCTGCGCGGCCGCCTCTACCGGGGCCGCCGGGGCATGGACGACCTCGGCCGGGGGCTGCTGTCCCTGGCGGCGGCGTCAGGATCCCCCGGAACTCTCGATGGCCGCTACGGCACCCTGGTGCGCCACCTGAAGGCCCGGCACGGCGGGGGCTGGCGCCTGGCCGATGCCACCGGGGCCGTGCAAGCGGAGGCCGACTGGCTGGTGCTCACCGGCACCCTGCTGGCCCATCCCCGGGCCCGGGAGCGGTTCGGCTGGCCGCAGGTGCCGCTGCAGCAGGCGTCGCGCGGCCTGGGCGACGCAGGGCTGGAAGCCGCCCTGGCGGCCATCGCCAGTATGGAGATGGACGAGCGCACCAACCTGATGCTGACGATCGAGCCCGCCGCGGCGGCCCGCTGGCTGGCCCTGCCCTTCCGGCTGCTGGGCTTTGACGGCCCCGCCCGGCTGCGCTGGGGGCTGCGGCGGCTGTCGATCCAGCCCCTGGCCGATGGCCGCTGCGCCGTCGTGGCCCATGGGGTTCTGGAGGAGCCCGATGACGCCGCGGCGATCACCGCGCTGGAGGCGGCCGTCGGTGCGGCCCTGGCCCCCTTGCTTGGGCAGCGGCCCGGCGGCGGCGAGGCTCTGGCGGGGGTGGAGCGGCGTCAGCTGATGCGCTGGGGGGCCGCCTTCCCCGCTGCCGGCGGCCTGCCGGCCGACGCCACGGTCTGCCCCCGCAGCCGGGTGGCCTTCTGCGGCGACTTCGTCGCGGGGCCGGGCTTCGGCCGGATCGAAGGGGCGCTGCGCAGTGCCCAGGCCCTGGCGGGCCGGCTGCTGGCCCTGGTGCTGCTGCTCTGCTTCGCCCAGGGGAGCCCGGCGACGGCGGCGGCCGATGCCATCGCCTACCGCTGCGACGGCGACCCGCTGCTGGCGACCAGCGACAACGGGGCGGTGGATGCCCCGGGGATCCCCAACACCGCCGCCGGCACGGTGCCCGGCGCCACGGTGCTGCTGGAGTGGCGCGACCTGCGGCTGCAGCTGCCGCGCACCAACAACGCCGGTCCGCCCAGCTACACCGACGGGATCTGGTGGTGGAGCCTGGAGGATCCGGCCCAGCCCCGCTTCCTGCACCGCCGCGGCGCCATCGAGAGCTTCAGCTGCCAGGCAGTTCCTGCTGCAGGGCCGCCAGCCGGCGACCGTTGA
- a CDS encoding LmeA family phospholipid-binding protein has product MSETPDGERHTVRPSEGMAPEAPEPTGGPVMGLLARGLELWLRQQCEAIERLEIRLEGSGLRLLRGRLDGVRLRARRVVYQAMEIEEVELRCDGIQVRMGSLVRNQAVKLESPFRIQGQVSFSGDGLSRSLSTPAWRGLGDGLADDLLGLTPLAGLRIREDRLLLRAFASGDRDPVEREVVVRADGGTVELRCAEGTPQARLPMDPNIRIERAELGAGLLHLEGEARVSP; this is encoded by the coding sequence ATGAGCGAGACCCCGGACGGCGAGCGACACACCGTGCGACCCAGCGAGGGGATGGCGCCCGAAGCCCCGGAGCCCACCGGGGGCCCGGTGATGGGCCTGCTGGCCCGGGGGCTCGAGCTGTGGCTGCGCCAGCAGTGCGAGGCCATCGAGCGGCTGGAGATCCGCCTGGAGGGTTCGGGGCTGCGGCTGCTGCGGGGCCGCCTCGATGGCGTGCGGCTGCGGGCCCGGCGGGTGGTCTACCAGGCGATGGAGATCGAGGAGGTGGAGCTGCGCTGCGACGGCATCCAGGTGCGCATGGGCTCCCTGGTGCGCAACCAGGCGGTGAAGCTGGAGTCGCCCTTCCGTATCCAGGGGCAGGTGAGCTTCAGCGGCGATGGGCTGAGCCGCTCCCTGAGCACCCCGGCCTGGCGCGGCCTCGGCGACGGCCTGGCCGACGACCTGCTGGGCCTCACCCCCCTGGCGGGGCTGCGCATCCGGGAGGACCGGCTGCTGCTGCGGGCCTTCGCCAGCGGCGACCGGGATCCGGTGGAACGGGAGGTGGTGGTGCGGGCCGATGGCGGCACCGTGGAACTGCGTTGTGCCGAGGGGACCCCCCAGGCCCGGCTGCCGATGGATCCCAACATCCGCATCGAGCGGGCCGAGCTCGGCGCCGGCCTGCTGCACCTTGAGGGGGAGGCCCGGGTCTCCCCCTGA